From one Gemmatimonadota bacterium genomic stretch:
- a CDS encoding AAA family ATPase, producing MAAQLLSVQRKRWPEGAAAASFPFGVPSLAALEPLDLAAPVTFFVGENGSGKSTLLEALAVAARLPAVGRRDPASDETLAAQRTLAGHLRLSWSRHRTHRGFFLRAEDFFGFAARLRADRAVLEARLEEIEVEFADASDYAKALARGPAAGSLHEMKARYGEDIDHQSHGESFLALLRSRLVPNGLYLLDEPEAALSPQSQLAFIAMVREAIDAGGQFIMATHSPILMAIPGAAIVSFDERPPRPVPFDQLAHVTLMRDFLAHPERFLRHLWG from the coding sequence GTGGCCGCCCAGCTCCTGAGTGTCCAGCGCAAGCGCTGGCCGGAGGGCGCGGCGGCTGCATCGTTTCCGTTCGGCGTGCCGTCTCTCGCCGCGCTGGAGCCGCTCGATCTGGCTGCGCCCGTCACGTTCTTCGTGGGCGAGAACGGCTCGGGCAAGTCGACGTTGCTCGAAGCGCTGGCCGTGGCCGCGCGCCTCCCGGCGGTGGGCCGACGCGACCCGGCGAGCGACGAGACCCTGGCGGCCCAGCGTACGCTGGCGGGGCACCTGCGCCTGTCCTGGAGTCGTCACCGCACGCACCGCGGCTTCTTCCTGCGGGCGGAAGACTTCTTCGGCTTCGCAGCGCGCCTGCGGGCGGACCGCGCGGTGCTGGAAGCGCGCCTGGAGGAGATCGAGGTGGAGTTCGCGGACGCCTCGGACTACGCAAAGGCGCTGGCGCGGGGACCGGCGGCCGGGTCGCTGCACGAGATGAAGGCGCGCTACGGGGAGGACATCGATCATCAGTCGCACGGCGAGAGCTTCCTGGCGCTCCTACGCTCGCGCCTGGTGCCGAACGGGCTCTACCTCCTCGACGAGCCCGAGGCGGCGCTGTCGCCGCAGAGCCAGCTCGCGTTCATCGCCATGGTGCGGGAGGCCATCGACGCGGGTGGGCAGTTCATCATGGCCACGCACTCGCCCATCCTCATGGCCATCCCCGGTGCCGCCATCGTCAGCTTCGACGAGCGGCCCCCGCGGCCGGTCCCGTTCGACCAGCTCGCACACGTCACACTGATGCGCGATTTCCTCGCGCACCCGGAACGGTTTCTCCGGCACCTCTGGGGGTGA
- a CDS encoding amidohydrolase: protein MRRRAAILGLSLFLAACGAEPPADLVLTGGRIHVTVGGPVVDAIALRDGRVLAVGGEYDLERWIGPDTRVEPLRGATVLPGLADNHLHSIGGGPGVDLSRARSLGDIHAALAERAAGTPAGEPIVTNSDWHEGQLAEQRLPLRDELDRAVPDHPLVVVRGGHEYILNSAALARFGIRASDPDPPGGRIGRYPDGRLNGELVDRAKEPVRLPPSAPADPVASWEDALSELNRLGLVAIRVPGGSRAEYDAFATLRDQGRLTARVEYLFRWPRGAGAEDVDSVLAGWPAPDSGDDWLRVGGVKLGVDGGFEGGWMREPYEEPWGEGGTYHGLQTMARDDFIAVVRALNARGWRVATHAVGDAAIDLVLDAYEAAHAETPITDRRWVIEHGFMPRPEHFERMRALGLHVTAQDHLYLAAPSLVSYWGRERAEWTTPLKAYLDAGIPVSTGTDSPVVPYPPFWTLYHFTTRGTISGGVMGADQRLPAAEVWRAATEGYAALTFREGVSGTLQPGRFADLLVLEEDPFEIDPERLEDLEPVLTVVGGRVVWPPSS from the coding sequence ATGCGCAGGCGCGCAGCCATCCTGGGGCTCTCGCTGTTCCTGGCCGCCTGCGGCGCCGAGCCGCCCGCCGACCTGGTGCTCACGGGAGGCCGCATCCATGTGACCGTGGGCGGCCCCGTGGTCGACGCGATCGCCCTACGGGACGGGCGCGTGCTCGCGGTGGGTGGCGAGTACGACCTGGAGCGCTGGATCGGCCCCGACACGCGCGTCGAGCCGCTGCGCGGCGCCACGGTGCTGCCGGGTCTGGCGGACAACCACCTGCACTCGATCGGTGGCGGGCCAGGCGTGGACCTCTCCCGGGCCCGCTCGCTGGGAGACATCCACGCCGCCCTGGCCGAGCGCGCGGCGGGCACCCCGGCGGGAGAGCCCATCGTCACCAACTCCGATTGGCACGAGGGCCAGCTGGCCGAGCAACGCCTCCCGCTACGGGACGAGCTGGACCGGGCGGTGCCCGACCACCCGCTCGTCGTGGTGCGCGGCGGGCACGAGTACATCCTCAACAGCGCCGCGCTCGCGCGCTTCGGGATCCGCGCCTCCGATCCCGATCCACCCGGCGGACGTATCGGCCGCTATCCCGACGGACGCCTGAACGGCGAGTTGGTGGACCGGGCCAAGGAGCCCGTCCGGCTGCCGCCGTCTGCACCGGCGGACCCCGTGGCCTCCTGGGAAGATGCGCTGTCCGAGCTCAACCGGCTGGGCCTCGTGGCGATCCGTGTGCCCGGGGGCTCGCGCGCGGAGTACGACGCCTTCGCCACGCTGCGGGACCAGGGCCGCCTCACGGCGCGCGTCGAGTACCTGTTCCGGTGGCCGCGCGGAGCGGGCGCCGAGGACGTGGACTCCGTCCTCGCGGGATGGCCGGCGCCCGACAGCGGAGACGATTGGCTCCGCGTCGGCGGGGTGAAGCTGGGCGTGGACGGCGGCTTCGAAGGCGGCTGGATGCGCGAGCCGTACGAGGAGCCCTGGGGGGAAGGTGGGACCTACCACGGTCTGCAGACCATGGCGCGCGACGACTTCATCGCGGTGGTGCGCGCCCTGAACGCGCGCGGGTGGCGCGTGGCCACGCACGCGGTGGGCGACGCCGCCATCGACCTGGTGCTGGATGCGTACGAGGCCGCGCACGCGGAGACGCCGATCACGGACCGGCGCTGGGTGATCGAGCACGGCTTCATGCCGCGGCCGGAGCACTTCGAGCGCATGCGCGCGCTGGGGCTGCACGTCACGGCCCAGGACCACCTCTATCTGGCGGCGCCCAGCCTCGTGTCCTATTGGGGTCGGGAACGGGCGGAGTGGACGACGCCGCTCAAGGCCTACCTGGACGCCGGGATCCCCGTCTCCACCGGGACGGACTCGCCGGTGGTGCCCTACCCGCCGTTCTGGACGCTCTACCACTTCACCACGCGCGGGACGATCAGCGGCGGGGTGATGGGCGCCGACCAACGACTGCCGGCCGCGGAGGTGTGGCGGGCCGCGACCGAAGGCTACGCGGCCCTGACCTTCCGCGAGGGCGTGAGCGGCACGCTGCAGCCGGGCCGCTTCGCGGATCTCCTCGTCCTGGAGGAGGATCCGTTCGAGATCGATCCCGAGCGCCTCGAGGACCTGGAGCCCGTCCTGACCGTGGTCGGCGGACGCGTGGTGTGGCCGCCCAGCTCCTGA
- a CDS encoding THUMP domain-containing protein has protein sequence MSTPDRSSFAAFAVTAPGLAPLAARELSDLGLGGGRVSAEGVELTTDLAGLCRANLGLRTVSRVLVRVARFPAAHFNELEKAAAAVDWGRWIAPGRPVRLRVTSAKSRLYHQRAVAERLLRVLGAPAASSDAPDEETPLLVVRIVRDRCTLSLDSSGALLHRRGYRLDSAKAPLRETLAAALVLALEWEGERPLLDPFCGSGTIAIEAALRARRLAPGRGRGFAFEAWPGFRPDVLANERERAAAAERPLDVPILASDRDRGAVAAAHANAERAGVSADLRIERRPVSDLQPPASPGLLLANPPYGVRVRGGRDLRDLYDRLGQVLRGGCAGWDVGLLSGDVALTRRVGIPLETRLQTSNGGLAVTLLAGRVPDAGPAG, from the coding sequence ATGTCCACCCCCGATCGCTCCTCGTTCGCCGCCTTCGCCGTGACGGCGCCCGGCCTCGCGCCGCTGGCGGCCCGTGAGCTCTCCGACCTCGGCCTGGGGGGGGGGCGGGTCAGCGCCGAAGGCGTCGAGCTCACCACCGATCTGGCCGGCCTCTGCCGCGCCAACCTGGGGCTCCGCACCGTCTCCCGCGTCCTGGTGCGGGTGGCGCGCTTTCCCGCCGCCCACTTCAACGAGCTGGAGAAAGCGGCGGCGGCCGTGGATTGGGGCCGCTGGATCGCGCCCGGACGTCCGGTGCGCCTCCGGGTCACCAGCGCCAAGTCGCGCCTCTACCATCAGCGCGCCGTCGCGGAGCGCCTGCTCCGCGTCCTCGGCGCGCCGGCGGCTTCCTCCGACGCGCCGGACGAGGAGACGCCGCTGCTCGTGGTGCGCATCGTCCGGGATCGCTGCACGCTCTCGCTGGACAGCTCCGGGGCCCTGCTGCATCGCCGGGGATACCGGCTGGACAGCGCCAAGGCGCCGCTGCGCGAGACGCTGGCGGCGGCGCTGGTGCTGGCGCTGGAGTGGGAGGGCGAGCGACCGCTGCTCGATCCCTTCTGTGGGTCGGGGACGATCGCCATCGAGGCGGCGCTGCGCGCGCGCCGCCTGGCGCCGGGGCGGGGGCGCGGCTTCGCGTTCGAGGCCTGGCCCGGCTTCCGTCCGGACGTGCTGGCCAACGAGCGCGAACGCGCCGCGGCTGCGGAGCGGCCCCTCGACGTGCCGATCCTGGCGTCCGACCGCGACCGCGGCGCCGTCGCGGCAGCGCACGCCAACGCCGAGCGGGCGGGGGTCTCCGCCGACCTGCGCATCGAACGACGACCGGTCTCCGACCTGCAACCCCCGGCGAGCCCCGGCCTGTTGCTCGCGAATCCTCCATACGGTGTCCGCGTGCGCGGGGGTCGCGATCTGCGTGACCTCTACGACCGGCTCGGCCAGGTGCTCCGGGGAGGCTGCGCGGGATGGGACGTGGGACTGCTCTCCGGGGATGTGGCCCTGACCCGGCGGGTCGGGATCCCCCTGGAGACGCGGCTGCAGACGAGCAACGGCGGCCTGGCCGTCACGCTCCTGGCGGGCCGGGTGCCGGACGCCGGGCCGGCGGGCTAG
- a CDS encoding serine/threonine-protein kinase: MAPAQRTAFLAELAADDAALAAEVRGLLAADAEAEDFLEGGAHPAWAGRRFGPWRVVGEVARGGMGIVLLGERADGRYDARVAIKVLNTAYRDGLAARFRTEGRILAELDHPNIARLYDAGETHDGLSYLVMEYVDGDRLDVWADAQRLDVRGRLELFRTVLEGVAAAHARGVVHRDLKPSNILVTTAGVPKLVDFGIAKLLHASPAADATIALTRTALRVMTPEYASPEQIRGLPVDASSDVYSLGVVLYRLLTGHPPYALADTEPGVAERIVCEQSPRRPSDVVTRPLSVASEGRAPEESAERAAELRSSTRDRLQRTLRGDLDTIVLTALGKEPGERYASAAAFAEDIGRYLEGRAILARAPSLTYRASRVLRRRWKAVVTAGVLLMTTGGALWQARLAAEQRAQAESNRAELERLVGDVLSGLSPYAQEAPSGATAARAAAVTTALRSLDQLARGLGSEPDAALLGTLAGAYFNVGLVEGHPSNPNLGNARGARESFRTAEGLWERVVRAQPRDPDARFGHAQARMALGDSYLFGARNDSAALYYGQAAATLDSLHAEAPDDAVVAGQLSNAAYRLAAIADSEGRLDDMVGWMQRGLAIDERNAEGLEPGAQADQRLANLVNSRRNVGYALGKVGRLEEALAVQRAAVRLADSLVDLPTAGPVTRSLRAYQYEQLGWRLLELDRLEEADIALSRAVDLAEANRREDPSNASATVAVGTAYEGRGQARIKADRWEEALSDHRRALALLEPQAEAWPSLGFIVSQIHREIGESLGALGRFEEAEAAHRSAFAGAEALLALDTAHVPARKVLAVSHFAYARLQRQRARAGVEPAAACAAARVAEDRARALWTALADAGQVFPGEALIWEDFEQRMPEGVCP; encoded by the coding sequence TTGGCGCCGGCGCAGCGCACCGCCTTCCTGGCCGAGCTGGCGGCCGACGACGCAGCCCTGGCGGCCGAGGTGCGCGGCCTGCTCGCCGCAGACGCGGAGGCCGAGGACTTCCTCGAGGGTGGCGCGCACCCCGCCTGGGCGGGCCGTCGGTTCGGCCCGTGGCGGGTGGTGGGCGAGGTGGCCCGGGGCGGCATGGGGATCGTGCTGCTCGGGGAGCGCGCCGACGGCCGCTACGACGCCCGCGTGGCCATCAAGGTGTTGAACACGGCCTACCGCGACGGCCTCGCTGCGCGCTTCCGCACCGAGGGTCGGATCCTCGCCGAGCTGGACCACCCCAACATCGCGCGGCTGTACGACGCCGGGGAGACGCACGACGGCCTCTCCTACCTGGTGATGGAGTACGTCGACGGCGATCGCCTGGACGTGTGGGCCGACGCCCAGCGCCTCGACGTGCGCGGCCGACTCGAGCTGTTCCGCACGGTGCTGGAGGGCGTGGCGGCCGCCCACGCGCGTGGGGTGGTACACCGCGACCTCAAGCCGTCCAACATCCTCGTCACCACGGCCGGCGTGCCGAAGCTCGTGGACTTCGGCATCGCGAAGCTGTTGCACGCCTCCCCCGCCGCGGACGCGACCATCGCGCTCACCCGCACGGCCCTGCGGGTGATGACCCCGGAGTACGCCAGCCCGGAGCAGATCCGGGGGCTACCGGTGGATGCGAGCTCCGACGTGTACTCGCTGGGAGTCGTGCTGTATCGGCTGCTGACCGGGCACCCGCCGTATGCGTTGGCGGACACGGAGCCCGGCGTGGCCGAGCGCATCGTGTGCGAGCAGTCGCCCCGTCGCCCCAGCGACGTGGTGACGCGTCCGCTGTCGGTCGCCTCCGAAGGGCGCGCCCCGGAAGAGAGCGCCGAACGGGCCGCGGAGCTGCGCTCCAGCACCCGCGACCGGCTGCAGCGGACGCTGCGCGGAGACCTCGACACGATCGTGCTCACGGCCCTGGGGAAGGAGCCGGGAGAGCGGTACGCATCCGCGGCGGCGTTCGCGGAGGACATCGGACGGTATCTGGAGGGCAGGGCCATCCTGGCGCGCGCGCCCAGCCTGACGTACCGGGCCAGCCGCGTGCTGCGAAGGCGATGGAAGGCCGTGGTGACGGCAGGCGTGCTCCTGATGACCACCGGCGGCGCCTTGTGGCAGGCCCGGCTCGCGGCCGAGCAGCGCGCGCAGGCGGAAAGCAACCGGGCCGAGCTCGAGCGCCTGGTCGGTGACGTGCTGAGCGGGCTCAGCCCCTATGCGCAGGAGGCGCCGAGCGGCGCGACCGCGGCGCGCGCGGCTGCCGTCACGACCGCGTTGCGCTCCCTCGATCAGCTGGCGCGGGGGTTGGGGAGCGAGCCGGATGCGGCGCTGCTGGGTACCCTGGCGGGTGCCTACTTCAACGTGGGCCTCGTGGAGGGGCATCCCTCCAACCCCAACCTCGGCAACGCGCGCGGCGCGCGGGAGAGCTTCCGAACCGCGGAGGGGCTGTGGGAGCGGGTGGTGCGGGCGCAGCCCCGGGACCCGGACGCGCGCTTCGGCCACGCGCAGGCGCGCATGGCGCTGGGTGACTCCTACCTCTTCGGGGCGCGCAACGATTCCGCCGCGCTCTACTACGGTCAGGCTGCGGCCACGCTCGATTCCCTCCATGCCGAGGCTCCCGACGACGCCGTCGTCGCCGGGCAGCTCTCGAACGCCGCCTATCGCCTGGCCGCCATCGCCGACAGCGAAGGACGCCTGGACGACATGGTGGGTTGGATGCAGCGGGGCCTGGCCATCGACGAGCGGAACGCCGAAGGGCTGGAACCGGGTGCGCAAGCGGATCAGCGCCTGGCGAATCTGGTCAACTCACGCCGCAACGTGGGTTACGCGCTCGGCAAGGTCGGACGGCTGGAGGAAGCGCTCGCCGTCCAGCGTGCGGCGGTGCGTCTGGCGGATTCGCTGGTGGATCTGCCGACTGCGGGTCCCGTCACGCGCAGCTTGCGCGCCTACCAGTACGAGCAGCTCGGGTGGCGCCTTCTCGAGCTCGACCGCCTGGAGGAAGCGGACATCGCGCTCAGCCGGGCCGTGGATCTGGCCGAGGCGAATCGCCGCGAGGACCCGAGCAACGCCAGCGCGACGGTTGCGGTGGGAACCGCCTACGAGGGCCGCGGACAGGCCCGCATCAAGGCCGACCGGTGGGAAGAGGCGTTGTCGGATCACCGCCGCGCCCTGGCGCTGCTGGAGCCGCAGGCGGAGGCCTGGCCGTCGCTCGGCTTCATCGTCTCCCAGATCCATCGCGAGATCGGCGAATCGCTCGGGGCCCTGGGCCGCTTCGAGGAGGCGGAGGCAGCGCATCGCTCCGCGTTCGCGGGCGCGGAAGCCTTGCTGGCGCTCGACACTGCGCACGTCCCCGCGCGCAAGGTGCTGGCGGTCTCCCATTTCGCCTACGCGCGCCTGCAGCGCCAGCGCGCCCGGGCCGGGGTGGAACCAGCCGCTGCGTGTGCGGCCGCGCGCGTCGCCGAGGACCGCGCTCGTGCGCTGTGGACCGCGCTCGCCGACGCCGGTCAGGTCTTTCCCGGCGAAGCCCTCATCTGGGAGGACTTCGAGCAACGCATGCCTGAGGGAGTGTGCCCGTGA
- a CDS encoding S9 family peptidase gives MIHRPFVRSFALALLLAAAPALHAQEGGWTESLQMRYDGVSGTTLSADGSLLAWVVREPVMEGEKSEYVSQIWVAAADGSWSLQYTRGETSSDNPAFSPDGRTLAFSSARSGKNQVWLIPVGGGEARQLTDAETGVGGFAWAPDGRRIAFTSTDPETEEEKQAKKEKRDVILVDRNFKFAHLYVVDADAADDGTPDAGTRLTEGAFHVNAFDWAPDGRRIVFASQPDPRINTGQMQGDLAIVSAEGGTPQPLVSGAGAEGSPLWSPDGRRIAYVSSGDQPEPIGLGDVYVIQPDGGTPTRLAYTHDRSPNLLAWSRDSRSVYYAESVGTTSQVFALPADGGAPRALTEGQGVHGAAAVASQADRMAFTWQTSDTPADVYVSPVGRYQPTRISDVHAGVPRPPMGRTVVLDWTSKDGTPVEGLLTYPVGYREGQRVPLILNVHGGPAGVFSQSFTGNPGIYMLQTFAQKGYAILRPNPRGSTGYGKEFRYANFMDWGYGDYEDLMSGVDHVIDMGVAHPDSLLLMGWSYGGYMTSFAVTRTDRFKAASMGAGLPNLVSMVTTTDIQDYLAGHMGGEFWDDYDTYEKHSAIYRIKEVVTPTQVIHGAEDLRVPFTQGQEFYRALDRRGVPTEFVVYPRTPHGPREPKLLMDVTGRILAWFDTHLRPGRPRAQ, from the coding sequence ATGATCCACCGCCCGTTCGTCCGCTCCTTCGCGCTCGCCCTGCTCCTCGCCGCCGCGCCCGCGCTCCACGCCCAGGAGGGCGGGTGGACCGAGTCCCTGCAGATGCGTTACGACGGCGTGTCCGGCACCACGCTGTCCGCCGACGGGAGCTTGCTGGCCTGGGTCGTCCGCGAGCCCGTGATGGAGGGCGAGAAGTCCGAGTACGTCAGCCAGATCTGGGTGGCGGCGGCCGACGGATCCTGGAGCCTGCAGTACACGCGCGGCGAGACGTCCTCCGACAATCCCGCCTTCTCGCCGGACGGCCGGACCCTTGCGTTCTCGAGCGCGCGCTCAGGCAAGAACCAGGTGTGGCTGATCCCGGTGGGCGGCGGAGAGGCGCGGCAGCTCACCGACGCGGAGACCGGCGTGGGCGGCTTCGCGTGGGCGCCGGACGGAAGGCGGATCGCGTTCACGTCCACCGACCCCGAGACGGAGGAGGAGAAGCAGGCGAAGAAGGAGAAGCGCGACGTCATCCTGGTGGACCGCAACTTCAAGTTCGCGCACCTCTACGTGGTGGACGCCGACGCAGCGGACGACGGGACGCCGGACGCCGGCACCCGGCTCACCGAAGGCGCGTTCCATGTCAACGCGTTCGACTGGGCCCCGGACGGGCGCCGCATCGTGTTCGCGTCCCAGCCCGATCCGCGCATCAACACCGGCCAGATGCAGGGCGACCTGGCCATCGTGTCGGCCGAGGGGGGGACGCCCCAGCCCCTCGTCAGCGGAGCGGGAGCGGAGGGCAGCCCGCTGTGGTCCCCGGACGGACGGCGCATCGCCTACGTGTCGTCCGGAGATCAGCCCGAGCCGATCGGCCTCGGGGACGTCTACGTGATCCAACCGGACGGCGGCACGCCCACGCGGCTCGCGTACACGCACGACCGCTCCCCCAACCTCCTCGCCTGGTCGCGCGATTCCCGCTCGGTGTACTACGCGGAATCCGTGGGCACCACCAGCCAGGTCTTCGCCCTCCCGGCGGACGGGGGTGCGCCGCGCGCGCTCACGGAGGGCCAGGGCGTGCATGGCGCCGCGGCCGTTGCGAGCCAGGCGGACCGCATGGCCTTCACCTGGCAGACGAGCGACACGCCCGCGGACGTGTACGTCTCTCCGGTCGGCCGCTACCAGCCCACGCGCATCTCGGACGTGCACGCCGGCGTGCCCCGGCCCCCGATGGGTCGGACCGTCGTGCTGGACTGGACATCCAAGGACGGCACGCCGGTGGAGGGGCTGCTCACGTATCCTGTGGGCTACCGGGAAGGGCAGCGTGTCCCGCTGATCCTGAACGTGCACGGCGGGCCGGCCGGGGTGTTCTCGCAGAGCTTCACCGGCAACCCCGGCATCTACATGCTGCAGACCTTCGCGCAGAAGGGGTACGCGATCCTGCGTCCCAACCCGCGCGGCAGCACCGGCTACGGGAAGGAGTTCCGCTACGCCAACTTCATGGACTGGGGCTACGGCGACTACGAGGACCTCATGTCGGGCGTGGACCACGTCATCGACATGGGCGTGGCGCACCCGGACTCGCTGCTCCTGATGGGCTGGAGCTACGGCGGCTACATGACGTCGTTCGCGGTGACCCGCACGGATCGGTTCAAGGCCGCCAGCATGGGGGCGGGCCTCCCCAACCTGGTGAGCATGGTCACCACCACGGACATCCAGGACTACCTGGCCGGCCACATGGGCGGGGAGTTCTGGGACGACTACGACACCTACGAGAAGCACTCGGCCATCTACCGCATCAAGGAGGTGGTCACGCCCACCCAGGTCATCCATGGCGCCGAGGATCTCCGTGTGCCCTTCACGCAGGGACAGGAGTTCTACCGGGCGCTGGACCGGCGGGGTGTGCCGACGGAGTTCGTGGTCTATCCGCGCACGCCGCACGGTCCTCGTGAGCCCAAGCTGCTGATGGACGTGACCGGCCGCATCCTGGCCTGGTTCGACACCCACCTGCGGCCGGGGAGGCCGCGGGCGCAGTAG
- a CDS encoding M24 family metallopeptidase gives MHRWLRLALLLPLSACRLEPAPLASNDVPLLPWSQQIEERERWLQIRHDGLLDMMRRHGIDMWIVVNEEFHDDPLTEYVASPRPYTGRRDVFVFVDTGDRLRKVAATGYWEESVARFFESPIDPAPAADVLKALWEEHRPEAIGLGTGGARGMTRSLGHDAWTFLSEAMGPEATARFVSAEPLIEEYLATRIPEERPHYERLVTLTEAITRRALSNEVITPGTTTVGDVRRFLYDALWEAGVDTWFQPDLRVQRRGMEGVGSRGFLAVAPEETVIQRGDLVHIDFGISYMGLDSDWQKMAYVLLPGEQEAPAGLQGAVQNTMALQDALMLRASRPGRTAGEAYQAAMAEMESAGITAQIYSHPLGNQGHGLGPSIDFRSVGRGDAEAAGQVLVEGAYISIELNTRTAVPEWDGQEVYIMQEDPAELTAEGWRFFRPRQETLYLIR, from the coding sequence ATGCACAGGTGGTTGCGCCTCGCCCTTCTGCTTCCGCTCTCGGCCTGTCGCCTGGAGCCGGCCCCGCTGGCCTCGAACGACGTGCCGCTGCTGCCGTGGTCGCAGCAGATCGAGGAGCGCGAGCGCTGGCTGCAGATCCGCCATGACGGCCTCCTCGACATGATGCGGCGCCACGGGATCGACATGTGGATCGTGGTCAACGAGGAGTTCCACGACGACCCGCTGACCGAGTACGTGGCCTCACCGCGTCCCTACACCGGGCGAAGGGACGTCTTCGTGTTCGTCGATACGGGCGACCGCCTCCGGAAGGTGGCCGCGACGGGCTACTGGGAGGAGAGCGTGGCGCGCTTCTTCGAGTCGCCCATCGATCCCGCGCCCGCGGCCGACGTGCTGAAGGCGTTGTGGGAGGAGCACCGCCCCGAGGCCATCGGCCTGGGCACCGGGGGCGCCCGTGGCATGACGCGCAGCCTCGGGCACGATGCCTGGACCTTCCTCTCGGAGGCGATGGGACCCGAGGCCACGGCCCGCTTCGTGTCGGCGGAGCCGCTCATCGAAGAGTATTTGGCCACCCGGATCCCGGAGGAGCGTCCCCACTACGAACGACTGGTGACGCTCACGGAGGCGATCACGCGCCGTGCGCTCTCCAACGAGGTGATCACGCCCGGGACCACGACCGTGGGAGACGTCCGCCGTTTCCTCTACGATGCGCTGTGGGAGGCGGGAGTCGACACCTGGTTCCAGCCCGACCTGCGCGTGCAGCGGCGCGGCATGGAGGGTGTGGGGTCGCGCGGATTCCTGGCGGTGGCGCCCGAGGAGACCGTGATCCAGCGCGGTGACCTGGTGCACATCGACTTCGGCATCTCCTACATGGGTCTGGACTCCGACTGGCAGAAGATGGCGTACGTGCTCCTCCCGGGAGAGCAGGAGGCGCCCGCGGGCCTGCAGGGCGCGGTGCAGAACACCATGGCGCTCCAGGACGCGCTCATGCTGCGCGCCTCCCGTCCGGGCCGCACGGCCGGAGAGGCGTACCAGGCCGCCATGGCGGAGATGGAGTCGGCCGGCATCACCGCGCAGATCTACTCCCACCCGCTGGGGAACCAGGGTCATGGGCTGGGACCCTCCATCGACTTCCGCAGCGTGGGGCGCGGCGACGCCGAGGCAGCCGGCCAGGTGCTGGTGGAAGGCGCCTATATCTCCATCGAGCTCAACACGCGCACGGCCGTGCCCGAGTGGGACGGGCAGGAGGTCTACATCATGCAGGAGGATCCCGCGGAGCTCACGGCGGAGGGATGGCGCTTCTTCCGTCCGCGCCAGGAAACGCTGTACCTGATCCGCTGA
- a CDS encoding NAD(P)H-dependent oxidoreductase, with protein sequence MSATGGTLTIVGIAGSLRAGSYNRALLRAAAELAPSDLSIELFDIAEVPLYNADLDTDEARPASVRALKDAVDSADGVLLAAPEYNYGVAGVLKNALDWVSRPGFRSPFRDKPTGMMGAAPGLSGTMRGQEQLKLNLLGMAAAPFPHPGVVVPRCREKFDEDLRLTDDSVRDFLASYLEGFRDWVRRCGR encoded by the coding sequence GTGAGCGCGACGGGCGGGACGCTGACCATCGTCGGGATCGCCGGGAGCCTGCGGGCCGGCTCGTACAACCGGGCGCTGCTCCGGGCCGCGGCGGAGCTGGCCCCGTCGGATCTCTCGATCGAGCTCTTCGACATCGCCGAGGTGCCGCTGTACAACGCGGACCTGGACACCGACGAGGCGCGTCCGGCCTCCGTGCGCGCCCTGAAGGACGCCGTGGACTCCGCGGACGGCGTGCTGCTGGCCGCGCCCGAGTACAACTACGGTGTGGCGGGGGTGCTGAAGAACGCGCTCGACTGGGTCTCGCGTCCCGGCTTCCGCTCGCCCTTCCGCGACAAGCCCACCGGCATGATGGGCGCGGCACCCGGCCTCTCCGGCACCATGCGCGGTCAGGAGCAGCTCAAGCTGAACCTGCTGGGCATGGCGGCCGCGCCGTTCCCTCATCCCGGTGTCGTGGTGCCGCGCTGTCGCGAGAAGTTCGATGAGGACCTGCGTCTGACCGACGACTCGGTGCGTGACTTCCTGGCCTCGTATCTGGAGGGGTTCCGGGACTGGGTGCGCAGGTGCGGTCGTTGA